One Candidatus Dadabacteria bacterium genomic window carries:
- the rpmI gene encoding 50S ribosomal protein L35 — MPKMKTNRSAAKRFSVTGGGKIRRNKGGKSHINVKKSSKRMRRLLEPDFIEGSAARKIKTYVPYL, encoded by the coding sequence AAACGAACCGCAGCGCGGCCAAGAGGTTTTCCGTTACGGGGGGCGGGAAAATAAGAAGAAACAAGGGTGGCAAAAGCCACATAAACGTAAAGAAAAGCTCAAAGAGGATGCGGAGACTGCTCGAGCCGGATTTCATCGAAGGTTCCGCCGCCAGGAAGATCAAGACCTACGTTCCTTACCTGTGA
- the rplT gene encoding 50S ribosomal protein L20 → MRIKRGVTSRRRKKRVLKLAKGYWGRRKNNFRRAKETILRALAYSYRDRRRRKRDFRALWIMRINAGVRPFGFSYSRFIDALKKSGVELDRKSLSELAVRNPESFKAVVEFATSKKG, encoded by the coding sequence ATGCGCATAAAAAGAGGAGTCACTTCCAGAAGACGGAAAAAAAGAGTTCTTAAGCTCGCTAAGGGTTACTGGGGCAGAAGAAAAAACAATTTCAGAAGGGCGAAGGAAACCATACTCAGGGCGCTTGCCTATTCCTACAGGGACCGGCGCCGCAGAAAAAGGGATTTCAGGGCGCTTTGGATCATGAGGATAAATGCGGGGGTGAGGCCCTTCGGCTTTTCCTACAGCAGGTTCATTGACGCGCTCAAGAAATCGGGGGTCGAGCTTGACCGTAAAAGCCTCTCTGAGCTTGCCGTGAGAAACCCGGAGAGCTTCAAGGCCGTGGTAGAGTTTGCGACCTCCAAAAAAGGCTGA
- a CDS encoding endonuclease III domain-containing protein, producing the protein MTGSTKRIRNFYSALYRKHGPQNWWPARTRLECATGAILTQNTSWKNAEKAIERLRGCSMLSAGKLRAVSHKQLALLIRPCGYHNLKARRLKNFIDFLFADYAGAMENMLTEDTDILRKKLLSVNGIGEETADSILLYALGKPVFVVDNYSRRILRRHRLIPEGASYTSIQKLFAESLAADTEVFGEYHALIVKTGKLHCRKTANCEGCPLEGDPHDRGINSF; encoded by the coding sequence GTGACCGGCAGCACCAAAAGAATACGGAACTTTTACTCCGCTCTTTACAGAAAACACGGCCCGCAGAACTGGTGGCCCGCGCGGACAAGGCTTGAGTGCGCCACGGGAGCCATACTCACACAGAACACCTCATGGAAAAACGCGGAAAAAGCCATAGAAAGACTCCGAGGGTGCTCCATGCTCTCAGCCGGGAAGCTCAGAGCCGTATCGCACAAGCAACTCGCCTTGCTGATCCGCCCCTGCGGATATCACAATCTCAAGGCCAGAAGACTTAAGAACTTCATCGACTTCCTGTTCGCCGATTACGCGGGAGCGATGGAGAACATGCTCACGGAAGATACGGACATATTGAGGAAAAAACTTCTCTCCGTAAACGGCATCGGCGAAGAAACGGCTGACTCAATACTGCTATACGCGCTTGGGAAGCCCGTGTTTGTGGTTGATAACTACTCCCGAAGGATCCTCCGCCGCCACCGCCTGATTCCCGAGGGAGCAAGTTACACAAGCATACAGAAACTTTTCGCCGAAAGCCTTGCCGCAGATACTGAAGTTTTCGGAGAATACCACGCGCTCATAGTGAAGACGGGAAAACTTCACTGTCGGAAAACAGCCAACTGCGAAGGATGCCCGCTTGAGGGCGACCCGCACGATCGCGGGATAAATTCATTTTAG
- a CDS encoding NCS2 family permease — protein sequence MRNLFFPAGAQPLFSFSDAEGFFGLMVDNLVQYVLIMILLTGLVGLQREFVVSSILPAIAISLIIGNLYYAWLAQRLSAATGRKDVTALPYGVNTISLFAFIFLVMVPAKLAAESRGVPPQEAALVAWRVGVAACFLSGIIELAGSLVAERIRKATPRAALLTSLAGIAVAFLCMDFAARCFAHPLVALLSLGVLLFSLLSRTRLPLGIPGVGLALVLGISTAWLLFAAGFGAETTVSGPAVSQALGDVGLYLPVPILGDLVAGLSDPLVRSVLIPVVLPMGLYNILGSLQNIESAEAAGDSYPTGPCLAVNGAGSVAASLFGSCFPTTIYIGHPGWKEMGARGGYSAINGIFFAAVSLVGLGSLVSALVPLEAAGVILVWIGLVMTSQAFQTTPRSHAPAVALGLIPALAAWGTVVVSQTVSAVGTAISDGSVATSAFENLNAFVFSGLQLPGLVALSQGFMLSSVVWAAAAVCLVERRLTQAAAWMGAGAVMAFFGFIHAGEISVEGNLYSLGFGTGARWAAGYALSAAFFMIVSRVNRGHDADAS from the coding sequence ATGAGAAACCTCTTTTTCCCCGCGGGGGCACAGCCTCTTTTTTCATTCTCCGACGCAGAAGGCTTTTTCGGCCTCATGGTGGACAATCTCGTCCAGTATGTTCTGATCATGATACTTCTCACCGGTCTTGTGGGTCTGCAAAGGGAGTTTGTCGTCTCCTCGATCCTCCCGGCCATAGCGATATCGCTCATCATCGGCAACCTCTACTACGCCTGGCTCGCACAACGACTCTCGGCAGCCACCGGAAGAAAAGACGTAACGGCACTTCCCTACGGGGTAAACACGATTTCCCTGTTCGCCTTCATCTTTCTGGTAATGGTCCCGGCGAAACTAGCGGCCGAAAGCCGGGGAGTCCCGCCTCAGGAAGCCGCGCTTGTGGCCTGGCGCGTCGGGGTCGCGGCTTGCTTTCTATCCGGAATCATTGAACTCGCAGGATCCCTGGTAGCAGAGAGAATCAGAAAGGCAACTCCGCGCGCCGCGCTGCTCACTTCCCTTGCCGGAATAGCCGTAGCGTTTCTCTGCATGGACTTCGCCGCAAGATGCTTCGCCCATCCTCTGGTCGCCTTGCTCTCTCTGGGAGTACTGCTGTTCTCCCTGCTCTCAAGAACGAGGCTTCCGCTTGGAATTCCTGGAGTCGGCCTGGCGCTAGTCCTGGGAATATCCACCGCGTGGCTTCTCTTCGCGGCGGGATTCGGAGCGGAAACGACGGTGTCGGGACCTGCCGTGAGCCAAGCTCTTGGCGACGTGGGACTCTACCTGCCCGTTCCGATCCTGGGGGATCTTGTAGCGGGGCTTTCTGATCCCCTCGTGCGCTCGGTGCTGATTCCGGTCGTGCTTCCCATGGGTCTTTACAATATCCTCGGATCCCTTCAGAACATAGAGTCCGCCGAGGCCGCGGGAGATTCCTATCCCACCGGACCGTGTCTCGCGGTTAACGGAGCGGGATCCGTAGCCGCATCACTTTTCGGGTCGTGTTTCCCAACAACCATATATATAGGACATCCGGGATGGAAGGAGATGGGAGCGAGAGGGGGATACTCGGCAATAAACGGAATTTTCTTCGCCGCAGTGTCGCTTGTTGGCCTGGGTTCCCTGGTCTCGGCACTGGTGCCGCTTGAGGCGGCCGGAGTAATACTTGTATGGATAGGTCTCGTGATGACATCCCAGGCGTTTCAGACCACTCCCCGCTCCCACGCCCCGGCCGTGGCCCTGGGACTGATACCCGCGCTTGCGGCATGGGGAACCGTGGTGGTTTCCCAGACCGTTTCGGCCGTGGGGACCGCTATTTCGGACGGTTCGGTGGCCACAAGCGCGTTTGAGAACCTCAATGCGTTTGTCTTCTCGGGTCTTCAGCTGCCCGGACTGGTAGCGCTTTCCCAGGGATTCATGCTTTCGTCGGTGGTCTGGGCCGCAGCAGCCGTCTGCCTCGTCGAACGAAGGCTCACCCAGGCGGCGGCATGGATGGGGGCGGGAGCCGTGATGGCATTTTTTGGCTTCATACACGCGGGAGAGATCTCGGTTGAAGGAAATCTCTACTCTCTCGGTTTCGGAACAGGAGCCAGGTGGGCGGCAGGATACGCCCTTTCGGCCGCCTTTTTCATGATCGTCTCCCGCGTTAACCGCGGACACGACGCAGACGCATCCTGA
- a CDS encoding DUF5020 domain-containing protein, translating into MPGGQKPEAERKMNYPKIIVYTVCLYLLVLLSSASAVAQTWNAFNAQLLYGTDFKLEREKAETLTLEWINGWVYGDNFAFVDIRPLRNNSSFYGEWSPRLSFSKISGKTFSAGPVEDMLLSGTLEKGEGLTNYLIGAAVDLDVPGFNFVQTNGYLRENPNLPGTTWQMTVVWNATFETGPAHWMFNGYFDWAGSEGEPETSTYEKQNFLMQPQLLLDVGRLVKRQGQVYVGIEWWYWHNKFGISGVEESVVQAMIRVDL; encoded by the coding sequence GTGCCGGGCGGGCAGAAGCCAGAAGCTGAACGCAAGATGAATTATCCTAAAATAATTGTCTACACCGTGTGCCTCTATTTGCTTGTCTTGTTATCGTCAGCGTCGGCAGTAGCGCAGACTTGGAATGCGTTCAATGCCCAGTTGCTCTATGGCACGGACTTCAAACTGGAACGCGAGAAAGCGGAAACCCTCACTCTGGAATGGATTAACGGCTGGGTCTATGGCGATAACTTTGCCTTTGTGGATATCCGACCATTGAGAAATAACAGTTCATTCTATGGGGAGTGGTCACCCCGTCTGAGCTTCTCCAAAATAAGCGGTAAAACTTTTTCCGCAGGGCCGGTGGAAGATATGCTTCTGTCCGGCACTTTGGAAAAGGGAGAAGGCCTTACCAATTACCTCATTGGCGCCGCGGTGGATCTTGATGTGCCCGGGTTTAATTTCGTCCAGACAAACGGCTACTTAAGAGAGAATCCGAACCTTCCCGGAACAACTTGGCAGATGACAGTGGTTTGGAATGCGACCTTCGAAACGGGGCCAGCGCACTGGATGTTTAATGGCTATTTCGACTGGGCCGGCTCAGAGGGTGAGCCTGAAACATCCACCTATGAAAAACAAAACTTTCTTATGCAGCCTCAGCTCCTGCTGGATGTGGGTCGTCTGGTGAAACGGCAGGGGCAGGTATATGTCGGTATTGAGTGGTGGTACTGGCACAACAAGTTTGGCATCTCGGGGGTCGAGGAATCAGTCGTTCAGGCAATGATAAGGGTGGATTTATAG
- the gcvT gene encoding glycine cleavage system aminomethyltransferase GcvT produces MIHTPLYETHKSFGAKMIDFAGWKLPLQFEGIRREHMAVRTACGLFDVSHMGEIEISGPQAEDLCHKLNTNDMAGLRDGWARYGLFCYPDGGAVDDLITYRFSAEHFLVCVNASNTGKVYRWIGDNCGGLDVDVTDASPAYAQIAVQGPDSVSVMEKTFGEESVRDFPRFSFRILEGDAAGVIAARTGYTGEDGFELFVPAGDAVGIWEKLFESGSEFGIALCGLGARDTLRMEAGYPLYGNELDEKTTPVEAGLNRYVKMDKGDFIGRDVLLEQVESGAARETIGFKMLERGIPRHGYGVMKNGKRIGEVTSGTMSPVLDIGVGIASVASGEVKCGDEIGVEIRGDVRKAVSSEFPLHKDGIS; encoded by the coding sequence ATGATTCACACCCCTTTATACGAAACGCACAAGAGTTTCGGGGCGAAGATGATCGATTTTGCCGGGTGGAAGCTTCCTCTTCAGTTTGAAGGTATAAGACGGGAACACATGGCGGTCAGGACCGCCTGCGGCCTTTTTGACGTAAGCCACATGGGAGAAATAGAGATCAGCGGACCTCAGGCAGAAGATCTCTGCCACAAACTTAACACCAACGACATGGCGGGACTTCGCGACGGCTGGGCCCGGTACGGTCTTTTCTGCTATCCCGACGGCGGAGCGGTTGACGACCTTATAACCTACAGGTTTTCGGCGGAGCATTTCCTTGTGTGCGTGAACGCGTCCAACACCGGGAAGGTCTATCGCTGGATTGGCGATAACTGCGGTGGGCTTGACGTCGATGTAACTGATGCGAGTCCCGCTTACGCGCAGATCGCCGTTCAGGGTCCCGACTCGGTATCCGTAATGGAAAAGACGTTTGGCGAGGAAAGCGTGCGGGATTTCCCGAGGTTTTCTTTCAGGATTCTTGAGGGTGATGCGGCGGGAGTTATAGCGGCCAGGACGGGCTACACGGGTGAAGACGGCTTTGAACTGTTTGTGCCCGCGGGAGACGCGGTCGGGATCTGGGAGAAGCTTTTTGAAAGCGGAAGCGAATTCGGGATTGCTCTTTGCGGTCTGGGAGCGCGCGACACGCTTAGGATGGAAGCCGGATATCCTCTTTACGGAAATGAACTGGATGAGAAAACGACTCCGGTCGAGGCTGGCCTTAATAGATACGTGAAGATGGACAAAGGCGATTTTATAGGCAGAGACGTGCTCTTGGAGCAGGTGGAGAGCGGAGCGGCCAGGGAAACCATCGGTTTTAAGATGCTTGAGAGAGGGATTCCCAGACACGGCTACGGGGTAATGAAGAATGGAAAAAGGATAGGAGAGGTTACAAGCGGCACCATGTCACCGGTTCTTGATATTGGCGTGGGCATTGCTTCGGTTGCCTCGGGTGAAGTTAAGTGCGGAGATGAGATAGGGGTCGAGATCCGGGGAGACGTGAGAAAGGCGGTTTCTTCTGAATTTCCGCTTCATAAAGACGGTATTTCTTAA
- the gcvH gene encoding glycine cleavage system protein GcvH, with the protein MSVPKDLKYTEEHEWVRFEEDRAVIGITDYAQEALGEIVFVELPVEGEELVRGDSFGAAESTKAVSELFAPVSGEIAEVNDLLVDSPELVNADPYGDGWIVKIHTDELDQSEVEALLDPSGYEELIEDEEDA; encoded by the coding sequence ATGAGTGTGCCGAAAGACTTGAAATATACTGAGGAGCATGAGTGGGTGAGATTTGAAGAGGACAGGGCCGTGATCGGGATAACGGATTACGCGCAGGAAGCCTTGGGGGAGATAGTTTTTGTTGAACTGCCGGTTGAAGGGGAAGAACTCGTTCGGGGAGACTCCTTCGGCGCGGCGGAGTCGACAAAGGCGGTTTCTGAGCTTTTCGCTCCGGTCTCGGGGGAAATTGCCGAGGTGAATGATCTTCTCGTGGATTCCCCGGAACTTGTAAACGCCGACCCTTACGGCGACGGGTGGATCGTAAAGATCCATACCGACGAACTTGACCAAAGCGAAGTCGAGGCTCTTCTTGATCCTTCCGGTTACGAAGAACTGATAGAAGACGAGGAAGATGCCTGA
- the gcvP gene encoding aminomethyl-transferring glycine dehydrogenase, whose protein sequence is MRNENGIYEQEDFFSARHIGPTPEEARQMLSCTGAGSLEELVRETIPADLLSEIEMAVPAAMTESSYLDHIRGIARANTIFRSYIGLGYYDCVVPAVISRNILENPSWYTQYTPYQAEISQGRLEALLNFQTVISELTEMELSNASLLDEATAAAEAMAMFHRLSGAKREKADADGFFVSRRCFPQTIDLLRTRAEPLGIRVVEGEEEKVSLDGSFFGALLQYPDAFGEVRDYSEFVKSAHGHGIMVAVAADLMSLVLLTPPGRFGADAVVGTSQRFGVPVGYGGPHAGYFATRDEFRRQVPGRIIGVSLDRDRNPAYRMALQTREQHIRRERATSNICTAQSLLAIMSSMYAVYHGPAGLRRISGRINTLAKMLDLGFREMGLAQLNGAFFDTLLVDLSPFGEESFETLRAEALKRKINFRYLPDGKVCISLDETVTEEDVTDILSLFSDSLELGKEESVTVDRARAIESVPENLLREGDFLAQPVFNRYHSETLMLRYIKSLEGRDLSLAHSMIPLGSCTMKLNGTTEMMPISWEEFSRIHPFAPRDQAAGYARVIGELEKYLCEITGLHACSLQPNSGAQGEYAGLMVIRRYFEERGETERRVVLIPSSAHGTNPASARMAGMDVVVVKCRKNGDVDIDDLQKCCRKNEGKVACLMITYPSTHGVFEPGISEICDIVHSSGAQVYMDGANLNAQVGLCFPSVFGVDVCHINLHKTFSIPHGGGGPGMGPICVALHLAPHLPGHAVVEGVGGEKPCGAISAAPWGSASILLISYGYIRLLGRDGMSEASRYAILNANYLKTRLGQHYDTLYEGENGRVAHEFILDLRELGKSAGITVEDVAKRLMDYGFHAPTMSWPVTGTLMVEPTESESMEEMDRFCDAMIKIRGEIQDIIDGGADPSDNVLTNSPHTVLDLVSSDWEHPYSRQQAFFPLPYLRANKFWPPVSRIDNAYGDRNLVCTCLPPEAYAVEE, encoded by the coding sequence TTGCGAAACGAAAACGGCATTTATGAACAAGAGGATTTTTTCTCGGCGAGGCATATAGGTCCCACGCCCGAGGAAGCACGCCAGATGCTTTCGTGCACCGGGGCGGGGAGCCTTGAGGAACTGGTGCGGGAAACCATACCGGCTGACTTGCTTTCAGAGATTGAGATGGCCGTTCCCGCCGCCATGACCGAGAGCTCCTATCTTGACCATATAAGGGGTATCGCGCGCGCGAACACCATATTCAGGTCGTACATAGGCCTGGGTTACTACGACTGCGTGGTCCCGGCAGTCATATCAAGGAACATTCTCGAGAATCCAAGCTGGTATACCCAGTACACTCCTTACCAGGCGGAAATATCACAGGGACGACTTGAAGCCCTCCTTAACTTCCAGACGGTGATTTCAGAACTTACTGAGATGGAACTTTCAAACGCCTCGCTGCTTGATGAAGCAACGGCGGCTGCCGAGGCCATGGCCATGTTTCACAGGCTGAGCGGCGCGAAACGGGAGAAGGCGGACGCCGACGGGTTTTTCGTTTCCCGAAGATGTTTTCCCCAGACCATCGATCTCCTCAGGACCCGGGCCGAGCCCCTGGGAATAAGGGTCGTGGAGGGAGAGGAGGAGAAGGTTTCGCTTGACGGGAGTTTTTTCGGCGCGCTGCTGCAGTATCCGGACGCATTCGGAGAAGTTAGGGATTACTCGGAATTCGTCAAAAGCGCTCACGGCCACGGCATCATGGTCGCGGTCGCGGCCGATCTGATGAGCCTCGTGCTGCTTACCCCTCCCGGGCGCTTCGGAGCCGACGCCGTCGTGGGAACTTCGCAGAGGTTCGGGGTCCCGGTCGGCTACGGCGGTCCTCACGCCGGGTATTTCGCCACGAGAGACGAGTTCAGAAGGCAGGTCCCAGGGAGAATAATCGGGGTGTCTTTAGACAGGGACAGGAACCCCGCCTACAGGATGGCCCTTCAGACCAGAGAACAGCACATAAGGAGAGAGAGGGCCACTTCCAATATATGCACCGCGCAGTCCCTGCTCGCCATAATGTCCTCGATGTATGCGGTTTACCACGGTCCGGCCGGGCTGCGGCGCATTTCCGGGAGGATAAACACGCTTGCGAAGATGCTCGATCTGGGTTTCAGGGAGATGGGTCTTGCCCAGCTGAACGGGGCCTTTTTCGACACCCTTCTCGTAGATCTTTCCCCCTTCGGGGAAGAATCTTTTGAGACGCTTCGCGCGGAGGCCCTCAAAAGGAAGATCAACTTCAGATATCTTCCGGACGGCAAGGTCTGCATATCACTTGACGAAACGGTAACCGAGGAAGATGTAACTGATATACTTTCGCTTTTTTCGGATTCCCTCGAACTTGGCAAAGAGGAATCCGTCACCGTGGACCGCGCGCGCGCCATTGAGTCAGTGCCCGAGAACCTTCTTAGGGAGGGTGATTTTCTTGCCCAGCCCGTGTTTAACCGCTACCACTCGGAAACCCTGATGCTCAGGTACATAAAAAGCCTTGAGGGCCGGGATCTTTCCCTGGCTCATTCCATGATTCCTCTCGGTTCCTGCACCATGAAGCTGAACGGTACGACCGAGATGATGCCCATAAGCTGGGAGGAATTCTCGAGAATCCATCCTTTCGCGCCCCGGGATCAGGCGGCTGGATACGCACGGGTGATCGGTGAACTTGAAAAGTATCTCTGCGAGATAACCGGGCTTCACGCCTGCTCGCTTCAGCCCAACTCAGGAGCCCAGGGAGAGTACGCGGGCCTGATGGTCATACGCAGGTACTTTGAGGAGAGAGGAGAAACCGAAAGGCGCGTGGTACTGATTCCCTCTTCCGCGCACGGAACCAACCCCGCGAGCGCCCGCATGGCGGGTATGGACGTCGTGGTGGTAAAGTGCCGGAAAAACGGGGATGTAGACATAGACGACCTTCAAAAGTGCTGTCGGAAAAACGAGGGGAAAGTTGCTTGCCTGATGATTACATATCCTTCGACTCACGGGGTGTTCGAGCCCGGAATAAGTGAGATATGTGACATAGTTCACTCAAGTGGTGCGCAGGTGTACATGGACGGGGCGAATCTTAACGCGCAGGTAGGCCTCTGTTTTCCTTCCGTATTTGGCGTTGACGTATGCCACATAAACCTGCACAAGACTTTCAGCATCCCCCACGGAGGAGGGGGTCCGGGAATGGGTCCCATATGCGTTGCCCTCCACCTCGCCCCGCATCTCCCCGGACACGCTGTTGTGGAGGGGGTAGGGGGCGAAAAGCCATGTGGAGCGATATCCGCGGCTCCTTGGGGAAGCGCGAGCATATTGCTTATATCCTACGGATACATAAGGCTTCTCGGAAGGGACGGAATGAGCGAGGCATCGCGGTACGCGATACTGAACGCCAATTACCTTAAGACCCGCCTCGGGCAGCACTACGATACTCTCTACGAGGGAGAAAACGGAAGGGTCGCCCATGAATTCATACTCGACCTGCGCGAGCTTGGGAAAAGCGCGGGAATAACCGTGGAAGACGTGGCCAAAAGGCTCATGGATTACGGGTTTCATGCGCCGACTATGTCATGGCCGGTTACGGGAACCTTGATGGTGGAGCCTACGGAGAGCGAATCCATGGAGGAAATGGACAGATTCTGCGACGCAATGATAAAAATACGCGGGGAAATCCAGGATATCATCGACGGCGGGGCGGATCCTTCTGATAACGTACTCACAAATTCTCCCCACACGGTGCTGGATCTTGTGTCTTCCGACTGGGAACATCCCTATTCCCGCCAGCAGGCGTTCTTCCCGCTTCCGTATCTGAGGGCCAACAAGTTCTGGCCGCCGGTATCAAGAATAGACAACGCCTACGGGGACAGAAATCTGGTGTGCACATGCCTTCCCCCCGAAGCTTACGCGGTGGAGGAGTAA
- a CDS encoding peptidylprolyl isomerase yields MKKPWWFAVVALFAVFTAIPAQAAVVEKVVAVVNNRIVTLSELNQELEEVVVNPEAEVNVREVLDAMIDRILLDQQAAARKISVTDEEVRAIVKSQQEALNLDEGAIAEELKKQNMTEELFYRQWKYQILSRRLLDLVTQGSIAVTDEEIEEYHREHYEEGGSTYGRQTKIAHILINKETENALSKAEEVLELAKSGEPFGELARKYSMDESSAQSGGLLGYFVKGDLVPEIEDAVEKTEVNGIAGPVESSRGYHIVKVLERSEEGESSVSRYRGRIKHQLYMEKVERFITSWLEDIKKNSYIEIKI; encoded by the coding sequence ATGAAAAAACCATGGTGGTTCGCGGTTGTAGCGCTTTTTGCGGTTTTTACGGCGATACCCGCCCAGGCGGCGGTCGTGGAAAAAGTGGTGGCCGTGGTGAACAACAGGATAGTAACGCTCAGCGAACTTAATCAGGAGCTAGAGGAAGTAGTCGTAAATCCTGAGGCGGAAGTAAACGTTCGTGAAGTACTCGACGCCATGATAGATCGCATACTGCTCGATCAGCAAGCGGCCGCGAGGAAGATATCAGTAACCGACGAAGAGGTAAGAGCGATAGTAAAGAGCCAGCAGGAAGCACTTAACCTCGATGAAGGAGCCATAGCCGAGGAGCTTAAAAAACAGAATATGACGGAGGAACTTTTCTACCGCCAGTGGAAATACCAGATACTCTCAAGAAGGCTTCTTGACCTGGTCACGCAGGGAAGCATAGCGGTAACGGACGAAGAGATAGAGGAATACCACAGAGAACACTACGAAGAAGGAGGCAGCACTTACGGAAGGCAGACTAAGATCGCTCACATACTGATCAATAAGGAAACGGAAAACGCCCTCTCCAAAGCGGAAGAAGTGCTGGAACTTGCAAAATCTGGTGAGCCCTTCGGGGAACTGGCCAGAAAGTACTCGATGGATGAATCATCGGCGCAAAGCGGCGGACTGCTGGGATACTTCGTCAAGGGAGACCTGGTTCCCGAGATTGAAGACGCCGTGGAGAAGACCGAAGTGAACGGCATCGCGGGACCGGTAGAGAGCTCCCGCGGCTACCACATAGTAAAGGTTCTGGAAAGAAGCGAGGAAGGAGAATCCTCGGTCTCTCGGTACAGAGGCCGCATAAAGCATCAGCTCTACATGGAGAAGGTTGAGCGGTTCATAACCTCCTGGCTTGAGGACATTAAGAAAAACTCCTACATAGAGATAAAGATCTGA